In the genome of Raphanus sativus cultivar WK10039 chromosome 9, ASM80110v3, whole genome shotgun sequence, the window TCATCATGATGCTGATACTGTAATGGAGCAGGACAAAGCTGAAGAAGAACAGGACATGATATCCTCAGGAGATCATAACGAGTTTCCAGTAACCACTGATACCAAAGATGTTGAGGAGAACAATGACAGACTAGACAAGGGCGAGGCCGACAATATGAACTTGGCTGACCATGTAAGTGAGCCAGTGGATCATGATGAAGGAACCACAACGGAGAATGAAAAAGAGCCAGATGTGCCTGTTTCTGAGACCGAATCAAATCTGGAGAATAAGCCATCCGAGCCTCCAATAGAAACCTCAGTGAACGTGGAAAAAGAGCCAGACATGCCTTCCATTGAAAATTTGACAGAAAATGACCAAAACTCTGATGTGTTGGCTGCTGGAGTTTCGGGAGACAGTGACAAATCGTTATCTCTCTTGCCCGCTACCCAGACTTCATCTGACCATAACGAAGTAGTTGCTACACTTGAGGCCGAACATATGGAAGACATGGAAGTGGACGTCCCTGATTCTATTTTGGTTACTGATGCTAGCATTGACCCTCCAAATAACAACGATGTCAGTGTCGAGGCTCCTACTAATGCTGAAAACAAAGACTATTCTATGGTATTAGTACCTGAGGGAAGTGATGCTGATAATGAGACTGCACCAGTGAGACGTGAACCTGGTCCTCCTTGTGTTGCATCTTCTGATACGAAGTCTGAAGTGGGGGTAAGTGGTGGTTTGAATAATGGGGTCCATAAAATAGGTCCGCCATCAACTGGTTTAGATAGGCCGCCCATGAGCCCAAAACGCTCTTTCCTGTTGGATGGTGCGTCGGAGGGCTATGAATCTGGAACGGAGGAGGATCAATCTGCTTTTATGAAAGAACTGAGTCACTTCTTTAGAGAGAGGAACATGGACTTTAAACCTCCAAAATTTTATGGAGAGACACTAAACTGCCTCAAGTAAGCTTGCTCCCCCATCTTATTGTGTTTTAAGGATTTCAGTGGAAGCTCATAttcattcattttcttttgcGCAAGGTTGTGGAGAGCTGTAATTAGATTGGGCGGTTATGACAAGGTACGTCCCCACTGTCACAGCCTCTTTGTTGACGAGCAAATGTGGCCTTTGCGTTCATCCCTTCTTTGGTGGTCGTCTTACATGATcgatatatgttttattttgaataggTTACTGGATTTAAACTATGGCGGCAAGTAGGAGAGTCTTTCAGGCCCCCAAAGTAAGAAGATTTTTTTGTCATTTACCATTGGCCTTGTTCTTTTCTTATTAGTGGATTTTTTCTTGAGTTTTGGGGAATATTCCCAAGAGTTTGTTCAAATTAGTTGCTCATTTACTTGGCCAGGACATGTACAACAGTGTCATGGACTTTCCGAGGTTTCTACGAAAAGGTGAGAGAGATTATACGTCCAACCTCTTTTGTGATTCTGTTCTCTGCTTTCTCCACAAATAACGTGGCTTGTGTGGACTCTATACTTCAATTTCCTCTTTAAGATAATTTAAATGGTTGAAGAGAGCAAGTGTGAATCCTCTGGAGATATATTCCCTTAATATCCATTAACTTCTTGTAACTTTATGTAATGccgtttcttattttttttgtcaggcTCTTCTTGAATATGAGCGGCATAAAGTTCTCGTGGGAGAAGTACAGATACCCCTTGCTATTGAACCAGAACCAATGAATATTGATAATCAGGTAAGTTTCTTGAACATTATATCATGCGTctgtagttttttttgtttgatctttTTATGATGaatgttttgtgtgtgtttataagTTAACCTGCGGTCATGTAGGCTTCTGGATCTGGTAGAGCGAGGAGAGACGCAGCAGCACGTGCTATGCAAGGTTGGCATTCACAGCGTCTTAATGGGAACGGTGAAGTTAATGACGACCCTGCATTTAAGGTCCGACAGAATCTTGTTACCAAACATATCTTTCAACTCTACACCTTTGTTGTCATCATCTTCTGAACCGCACGCTGTTTTTGTAAACTGTAGGATAAGAATTTAGTTCTTCACCAGAAGCGCGAAAAACAGATAGGAACATCCCCTGGTATGAGTTCTGTTCGTAGAAGAAGTCTTCGTTTTCATTTGTATGATTGTTAAGCTTTGACTCACAGTATATTACTCAATTTCTCACAATGTCATCAGGGTTGCTTAAACGCAAGAGGCTGTCGTCTACTGAACATGTTGCAAAACATGCCATCCAAGTGTCTAATCATCCTATGTATGTTAATTAGTTTTGTACTCTTGAGTTGTCAGGAGGTGATACTTAACATTTGAATCCTGATTACGTTTTCTTGTCTTCTTAGGTTGGATGTGACGGTTGTTGATGTTGGACCACCAGCTGACTGGGTAAAGATTAACGTGCAGAGGACGGTATGTTACTTTCTTGAAAATCTGAgcaaattagttttatattatactatattatattaattagtaTTCTCTTCTAATATTTCGCAGCAAGATTGCTTTGAGGTGTATGCATTAGTCCCAGGACTAGTCCGTGAAGAGGTTTAGCTCTCTCACACACTTGGAACAGTACTTCTCTGTTTTGTTTACATGTCAACAACTTTTCTTTTGGCAAATAAAAACACAGGTCCGAGTCCAGTCAGATCCGGCAGGGCGGCTGGTAATAAGTGGTGAACCGGAGAACCCTATGAATCCCTGGGGAGCTACTCCTTTCAAGAAGGTAATGCTCCTTGCGCAAATTTAACACTTATATAGAAATGTTCAATGacttttttgttaaatttctcTTGAATTGTTAGGTCGTAAGTTTACCTACAAGAATTGATCCTCATCATACATCGGCTGTGGTGACCCTGAACGGCCAGTTGTTCGTCCGTGTGCCACTCGAGCAATCTGATTAAAACATTTTACAGTTTAACAAAGCCTTGAAGATCcaagagagaagggagagaagAATGTTTAGAAATAGTTGTGAGCATCTTTTGTCTGTATATTATCATGATTGAGAGCATAATACAACCTGAGAACCCACTTTAGGATATCTCTAAGTAGGCCATTAGTTTATCATCTCTACTCTCCCTTTTATTAAATTCTTAAAAATCAACATTTATATGTACCACAAGCTCATCAAACATTTTCTATTAAGAAACACAAATCTACAactttttttagtatttgtgttCTCATTTCTTTATCATCTATTAACATTTACTCTCACGTCTTTGTGTTTCTGTACTTTCCAAACGAAGGCTTGATCATGTTTGTGTACTTGTTgaagataatttatttttcatgggTTTAGTGTTGAAGGATATTTGTCTTCCTTCAAATAAAGAAAAGTATATTATATCATTCTGGCTTGTAAAGAAGGGTAACCCAATGTTTAATGTTCAAAACGATTCTATTTGTTCAAGTTGATGTTCCAAATCGTTGCATAATTCGCAATATGAAAACTTCATTTTCTtcttaaagaaacaaatattttattaagcaTAGTTGGTCAAAGTGAAAAAGTAAATTCAAATAAAGGTGGTCGAATTATTATTCAATTTCTTTTAGTGGAAGATGTGTTGGATCTGTATGAGCCAATTAAAATCATTATTAAGCAGAGCAGGAGGCTTTCTACTCGGATCTGCTCTCTCCGCGTCTGCTCTAAACGCGCCGTCTCtagcctcctcctcctcctccacgtcttcttcttcttcatcctcctccGCCGTCATGGAAACTCACAAAACCAAGGTCTGCATCGTCGGAAGCGGTCCCGCAGCACACACGGCAGCGATCTACGCAGCTAGAGCCGAGCTCAAGCCTCTCCTCTTCGAAGGATGGATGGCTAACGACATCGCTCCCGGCGGCCAACTAACAACCACCACCGACGTCGAGAACTTCCCCGGCTTCCCCGAAGGCATCCTCGGCATCGACATCGTCGACAAGTTCCGAAAACAATCGGAGCGATTCGGCACCGAGATCTTCACGGAGACGGTCAACAAAGTCGACTTCTCCTCGAAGCCGTTTAAGCTGTTCACCGATTCGAGAACCGTCCTCGCCTACGCCGTCATCATCTCCACGGGAGCCGTGGCGAAACGCCTCAGCTTCGCTGGATCTGGTGAAGGCGCTGGTGGTTTCTGGAACCGAGGTATCTCGGCATGTGCTGTGTGCGACGGAGCTGCTCCGATTTTCAGGAACAAGCCTCTGGTGGTTATCGGCGGGGGAGATTCGGCTATGGAGGAAGCCAACTTTCTCACAAAGTACGGTTCCAAGGTTTATATAATCCACAGGAGAGATACGTTTAGAGCGTCTAAGATCATGCAGCAGAGAGCGTTGTCGAACCCTAAGATTGAAGTGATTTGGAACTCTTCTGTGGTCGAGGCGTATGGAGATGAGAGCGGGAAAGGCGTTCTTGGAGGGTTGAAGGTGAAGAATGTTGTTACTGGTGATGTTTCTGATTTGAAGGTGTCTGGTTTGTTCTTTGCGATTGGGCATGAGCCGGCGACGAAGTTCTTAGATGGGCAGCTTGAGCTTGATGAGGATGGTTATGTGGTGACTAAGCCTGGTACAACTAAGACGAGTGTTGTTGGTGTGTTTGCTGCTGGAGATGTTCAAGATAAGAAGTATAGGCAGGCCATCACAGCTGCAGGAACTGGTGAGTTTAGCGTTTTTGAAATCATTATTGAAACGTATCATAGAAGCAGCATCTGATATGCTGTGTGCGCTTGTTATGTACTACTAGCATAATGTATTTAGTTGTTAGGTGTTTGAAAGCCACTAGCCTTTTATGATGGGTTGTTTCATGTTCTCAAAGTGACTTTTTTTGTATATCATTTGATTCGCTTATAACAGAGAGTAGGGTATGGCATGATTTGTGTTTCCTATAGAAATGGTCCTTTTTGGCTTTAGAAGCTTCTCTATTATTCTTATACACTGAGAAGAATGATCATTAGTTGATCTAGGTAAGATGTCTTGACAGACTGCAAGTTAAATTAGACTATTTCAAGTATCgatataaagtttttttcatCTTGCTACAAGAAGAATCAGACATATCTTTAGCAATTTTCACTGCTGATGACCAAGTTGAAATCAGATTGTTTCAGGGGGCATAGGATAATTGTGTTTCCGTCAAACCCAGTTGATACCTTTTTAGATAGtgatttatctttttaatttctaCTTTGATAAGCAACGCTGATCACAACTTACGGATTGGTGCAGGGTGTATGGCAGCCTTGGACGCAGAGCATTACTTACAGGAGATTGGATCTCAGGAGGGTAAAAGTGATTAGAGAAGATGTAGGAGAAGGACCCATTTAtaatttgctctctctctc includes:
- the LOC108828008 gene encoding AT-rich interactive domain-containing protein 3, encoding MESALDNKTEMESERVEQGTDKEIETEEQTQDTDGETNKGIEVEEQSQDTVVKTNKGVEIEEQTQDTVMETENKNPGETVGEEDPVDEHKDPLSPVITEDVSILAKGSGDDDIPKIDDEKTQDEKHSQLETSPHLSPPSVAIDPEEGLSKTTVEDNVERNIGSSEVSSFDDRDSVMDDKNTPVVHEETATVPCSKLEEEKGSPIHHANTVMDQDKATEEHDMPSSAMDQDKAKEENEMASSAMDQDKATEEIDMASSAMNQDEATEENDMASSGGFDEITVTPDTTTPLENKGSPLLHHADTVMEQEKPAEEVEHNMASSGDHNEVTVTPDTKISDGKGSPHRHANTVMEQENPAEEHNMASSEDHNEITVTTDTRISMVKGSPLHHDADTVMEQDKAEEEQDMISSGDHNEFPVTTDTKDVEENNDRLDKGEADNMNLADHVSEPVDHDEGTTTENEKEPDVPVSETESNLENKPSEPPIETSVNVEKEPDMPSIENLTENDQNSDVLAAGVSGDSDKSLSLLPATQTSSDHNEVVATLEAEHMEDMEVDVPDSILVTDASIDPPNNNDVSVEAPTNAENKDYSMVLVPEGSDADNETAPVRREPGPPCVASSDTKSEVGVSGGLNNGVHKIGPPSTGLDRPPMSPKRSFLLDGASEGYESGTEEDQSAFMKELSHFFRERNMDFKPPKFYGETLNCLKLWRAVIRLGGYDKVTGFKLWRQVGESFRPPKTCTTVSWTFRGFYEKALLEYERHKVLVGEVQIPLAIEPEPMNIDNQASGSGRARRDAAARAMQGWHSQRLNGNGEVNDDPAFKDKNLVLHQKREKQIGTSPGLLKRKRLSSTEHVAKHAIQVSNHPMLDVTVVDVGPPADWVKINVQRTQDCFEVYALVPGLVREEVRVQSDPAGRLVISGEPENPMNPWGATPFKKVVSLPTRIDPHHTSAVVTLNGQLFVRVPLEQSD
- the LOC130494231 gene encoding thioredoxin reductase 2; translation: MCWICMSQLKSLLSRAGGFLLGSALSASALNAPSLASSSSSTSSSSSSSSAVMETHKTKVCIVGSGPAAHTAAIYAARAELKPLLFEGWMANDIAPGGQLTTTTDVENFPGFPEGILGIDIVDKFRKQSERFGTEIFTETVNKVDFSSKPFKLFTDSRTVLAYAVIISTGAVAKRLSFAGSGEGAGGFWNRGISACAVCDGAAPIFRNKPLVVIGGGDSAMEEANFLTKYGSKVYIIHRRDTFRASKIMQQRALSNPKIEVIWNSSVVEAYGDESGKGVLGGLKVKNVVTGDVSDLKVSGLFFAIGHEPATKFLDGQLELDEDGYVVTKPGTTKTSVVGVFAAGDVQDKKYRQAITAAGTGCMAALDAEHYLQEIGSQEGKSD